The DNA sequence GGAAGGTAGCTGAACTAGTTATTTTTGCTTTTGCCCTCTTTTTGATCCGTAGTGAAAGCCGACTTGTTTTGTTTCTTTAGCTTCATTTATTGCCATATATATGATCTAATCGAATTGCACTAGTAGTTCAGGGAACCTGCTTAAGCATTGTTTGGTTGCcagagcgagagagagagagagtaagggaaaaagatagaagaacttttaaGTGATTACGTGTTTAGACTTGCTTTTTATTCAAATCAGTATACTTATCTAAAACTTTGCTAGGCAGATTTGATCAAAATTGATCCCCCCTCCTTAAATTAATCAATTCCAAACATGTAAGAATTCTAGGTTTCCTGTAATAACTAATAACTTTCCTGATAAAAATGTGATTTCTTGTTAGTTTGCATTTTGGAAATTCTTTATGTTCAATGTCTTTGTTGATTGTGCATTTATATCACTCCCTGAGCTATATTTGTGTTTCTTGATCTAGTTCGGTTATCATTTGTCCGGCTTATTTAAGGTGTAATACTTAATTGTTTCCTCATTTATTTGATGATCACTAGTTGTAGCTCAACCTGAAGCTGCCAACACTGTGGAGAGTCAGCCTGTTGAGGACCCTCAATCATCGAGATTCACCTGGAAAATTCCTGAATTTTCTAGGATGAATACAAAAAAGCTCTATTCAGATGTATTTATTGTTGGTGGTTATAAATGGTATCATGCTTGCACGTTCGCTGATTGGATTCATGACGTTAATGCTTTTTAAATGTTTGTTTCTGAAGTTTGTTTTGTACTGGCAGGCGTGTGCTCATCTTCCCTAAAGGAAACAACGTGGACTATTTGTCCATGTATTTGGATGTTGCAGATTCATCTAATTTGCCGTATGGTTGGAGTAGATATGCACAATTTAGCTTGGCAGTTATCAATCAAGTCCATAATAAGTACTCTGTGAGAAAAGGTGGTCTACTTGTACCTTGTATTGCTTTCCTTTAACAagtcaaaattcacatttttttggGCCTAGGGATGGGCCTTATcatgaactttttttttttaattttttatttattcaatggTATAAATTTGTAACCTCATCTTATTCATGCTATATAGACACGCAGCACCAATTCAATGCACGAGAAAGTGATTGGGGTTTCACGTCCTTCATGCCACTTGGTGAATTGTATGATGCCAGTAGAGGCTATCTTGTGAATGATACTCTTGTAGTTGAAGCTGAGGTTCTTGTTCGTAGAATCGTTGATTATTGGACTTACGATTCAAAGAAAGAGACAGGTTATGTTGGGCTTAAGAACCAGGGAGCCACATGTTATATGAATTCTCTTCTCCAAACACTCTACCATATTCCTTACTTTCGAAAGGTTAGCAACCATCTCTTATTTTTTAACTCATCTTGCCTGAAGTTCACTTGCTTGATTGGAAAGTGATGAGAAAGTTCgatctttaatttcattttcaggCAGTGTACCATATGCCAACAACAGAAAATGATATGCCGTCTGGAAGCATCCCTTTGGCTCTGCAGAGTCTATTCTACAAGCTCCAGTATAGTGATACCAGTGTGGCAACAAAGGAACTGACAAAATCTTTTGGATGGGATACCTATGATTCTTTCATGCAGCATGATGTTCAAGAACTAAATAGAGTCCTTTGTGAAAAACTTGAAGACAAAATGAAGGTAACAGAAAGATCTTTCCTGGGTTTGTTAATGATGTCTGATGTCTCTGTAGTGAATCTGGAATCTCAAATGCCCATTATGGATTTGTTTTATTTGGTCTTTAGGGAACTGTTGTGGAGGGAACTATCCAGAAGTTATTCGAAGGGCATCATATGAACTATATTGAGTGCATCAACGTGGACTATAAATCAACTAGAAAGGAGTCATTTTATGGTACTACGTTATGCACTCAGAAAGTTTTGTTTACTGTATGTTGTCACTTGATGCTAATTTAGTTTTACGTATGCATGGCAGACCTTCAGCTTGATGTCAAGGGCTGTCGTGACGTTTATGCTTCCTTTGATAAGTATGTTGAAGTTGAACCTCTTGAGGGTGACAACAAATACCATGCTGAACAATTTGGTTTGCAGGTTGGTTGTATTTTTATTTCTGAATATACTTGGAATAAATACATTTTGGAGGAGCTAACCTCCCTTGAAGATAAAGTACTCTTCTGTTTCTCAAGTATTCAAGTTTTGTGACTTATTGTTACTTGTTCTGTGAATGTTGCCTTAACTAAAAACCGGAATGAGGCAGTTTAGTCCTAGATTTCATTTTTTCAAGCTGCATACCATATAGCAACCACAGAGAATCATGTGCCCTCAGGTTTTGTGTTGGCTGCAATATGATACAGCGATGTAAATGAAGTGCGCTGATATATGCATGCTTAATTAAGTTGTGGGTCTCCAGGAGTGATTATAAATTGACTGTTTTCTCCCAACTCTCTTTCATTTACAGCTGTAGGATGTCAAATTGTTAGACCTCACTGGAAATTCGTAGTTTTTGCACCTTTTTCTAAGCACGACAGTATCAGTTTCATGATTTAATTGACTTTAATATtcgttttattatattattttaaaacgaCGTGTTTCTAATTATTTGAATTTTGCTTGGGAGAATTTATTGAAATTTCCTTAAATTTCTCTGATTTACTAATTAATGCCAGAGTGGTATCATATAAGCATTTTATTAATTTCTTAGTTGGTGTGTACACtgatttattttttacaatattttCAGGATGCTAAGAAGGGTGTCCTATTTATTGATTTCCCTCCTGTTCTTCAGCTTCAGCTGAAAAGATTTGAATATGACTTTATGAGGGACACTATGGTAAAGGTTGGTACTTGAGTACACATTGCTTTTTATCATATTGCCTTTTCTTGGCATTATATTTCTTGGCATGTGGAAAGTTAATAGTTACTTCTATTTAGAATTTCTATTACTCTGTGTATTGACATTTAGTTGCAATAGGTCCCACTATTTATTGGGTTACAAGTGTAAGATTTATATGATTTCCTGTACTACTTAAAACTGCCTTTGAAATTTGCATTCAGTCAAAGTAAGATTGTCCTCGCAAGTAATTTTAACTGCATATTCTCTTTTGAGGATGATAGTGTCCATTGAGAACCACAGGATTTAAACTgggaacataatatttttatttaaaaattgctTTTTGTTGATTTCTTCCCCTTCAGCTCAACTTACTAGGGAGGCttgttctttttaatttatatgtattttcaaaattttctgcataatttgcaATGAAGATTGTCTGCTACATGGAGCAATGGCATCAGCTATCAACATGAGATAATATTTCTGTTTAATGCTATCATCAGATATAGGAGTGAACCTTTTTTGCCCATATACATACACGAAGAAttttaatctctctctctctctctctctctctctctctctcagattAATGACCGTTATGAGTTTCCTTTGCAACTTGACCTTGATCGTGAGGATGGGAAGTATTTATCACCTGAGGCTGATAGGACAGTTCGCAATCTTTACACACTCCACAGGTAAATGTAATGGTAGAGCAAGCGTGTTTCCAATATTTATGTTTCCCTTGCCTTTATTTCTTTGGATCGATCTGTTAGTTATCGTTCTGCTTTGTGTGATCTCTTCATGACTTCTTAAGCAGTTATGTCTGTTTTTGATATTTTATCTGGCACGAATTGGTGCATGAACTTCAACTGTAATTGATTTGTTTAAAGGATGGCTTCATTTGCTGAACTGTGGAAGTTTTATAAGCCTTTATTGCTATATATGCTTGTTTGTGTGTTCTGTCACCTCGTGCTTTGCTGTATTGCAATCAATTAAAGCCTTCTATATCTGCATGAAACAAGAAGTCTGTATTTATTGTCTTCGTATTGCGAAATAATTGCATATATCTGTAATTATATATTGTCCTTGGAAATTGTAATCCAGTCAAGGTCATGTTAGACATTCATTGGTAAGCTTCCTGTGGAGTGTTCTCAACTACAGTATTAGAAAAAGGATGGTTAGAGGAAGAGTGTGTGTAGCAAAATAGTGAGAAAGTGGCACGGGGATAGATaatgcaaagaaaaagaagatgtgaagaaaaagatttaatttctgTTTCTCCAAGTGCagctagtttatttatttattttttagttttttgttattattaatctTAAATAATCCAGATTTTAAATGATGTTTGGTATTTGACAGTGTTGGATTTCTTTTTCAGTGTTTTGGTTCACAGTGGTGGTGTGCATGGCGGACATTATTATGCGTTTATAAGGCCAACTCTGTCTGAGCAATGGTATGTATCATGTTGTTTAAAGCTCTGAATTCATTGCCTTTTGAGCTACTGAATGAGAATGCAAAGTGCTACATAATATCAacactccccccccccccccccccttttgcTTTTTAGCCATGTTGAATTGCTTTTCATGCTGACTGTCTGGCTCTTTGATTATATGATTGGTTTGACTATCTGTCTGTTCCTAAGGTACAAATTTGATGATGAGAGAGTGACAAAAGAAGATACTAAGCGGGCATTAGAGGAGCAATATGGTGGTGAGGAGGAGGTAATTGTTCTATTGCTCTAGCCCATGGTATTTGATGATTTGATCCCTTCAAACACTAGAATGTACGTGTTAATGCTTCAACCACTTGTATTTTTGCAGTTACCTCAGACAAATCCTGGATTCAATAATACTCCGTTCAAATTCACCAAATATTCAAATGCTTACATGCTGGTGTACATACGTGAATCTGACAAGGACAAAATAATATGCAATGTTGATGAGAAAGACATTGCTGAACATTTAAGGGTAAACTCTGGCCGTGTACTACTTGATCCCAAAGTAACACAAGCCAAGTCAACAACTTCTTTTCTGCTTGCAAGTTTTAACTTCTGAAAAGCAATTAGATGGACAGTTATTTTTATGATGGATATGAGAATATTATGTCATAATTAGCCTTTGCATCCGATGTGAATGGTCCCAATTGAACCTTCTTTACAAGTCTCGTTCTTTCCAGCtaataaatgtttttttttttctcttggaaAGTTCCTTATGACAAGTATGTGGAGGCAATGTGAACTCAAACTCAGTTTGTTGCTGTTGGTTAAGCTTCTATTGTGTAATCTTAGTTACTCTATTCTTGAAAAATTTGCACTGAGCATGTAAAATGGATAATTTGCAGGAGAGGTTGAAGAAAGAGCAGGAGGAAAaagaacacaaaaaaaaagaaaaggctgAGGCCCACCTTTATACTATTATAAAGGTTCTTTGTTGTTAACTTATTGTTTGTCCTTTTAAATTTGCTATGAGTTGCTACATTTAATTGCACGTAGCTATTACTTAATAGAATATGATGCTTCTTAGGTGGCACGGGATGAAGATCTTTCTGAGCAGATTGGAAAGGACATATATTTTGATCTTGTAGACCATGACAAAGTTAGGAGTTTCCGTGTCCAAAAGCAGTTGTCTTTTAACACATTTAAGGTATCGCATCCATGACTTTTAGCTATCCTGCAACAAGTGTTTTTTTGACTTTTGAGCTGACATTTGCCAGCTATTTGGTACTCTCACTAGTAAATGTTTTCTCTGTCCTTCCATAGATGATTTTGTTAGTTTAATTCTTGTCTGTTGACTTATCTTTGATGTGCAGGAAGAGGTCGCTAAAGAGTTTGGTATACCAGTTCAATTTCAGCGATTTTGGCTATGGGCGAAGCGACAGAACCATACCTATCGTCCTAACCGGCCATTGACACACATTGAGGAAGCACAGTCTGTAAGTAGTCATGTTTATGTTTCCTGAAGAATCTGTTTTTTACTTGCCATTTCAAATGGCAACCTGCTTGTTTGATGATTCTTTTGTATGGTTGATCTTCTATGTTTCATTTTTTGGTCTTCATCAGTAGTTAATTTCTTGTGATGGCTTTGctgttgtttattttatttatgctatCGCTTATTTAAGCAAGATAAAGTTGCAACTCAGATAAACGCTTTCATATTTTCCATTGTGTTTTTAGTTGTGCTGTTAGAGGTTATCAGTTTGGTGTTCTTAATTCACACATTAGCTTGTCTATGATCTGAAGTAGTTCATTATTTTTTCTCTATCTGTTTTGTATTGCAGGTTGGACAATTGAGAGAGGTGTCAAACAAGGTTCACAATGcagaattaaaattatttttggaagtGGAGCTTGGACCGGTGAGATTTGTAGTATGATAGTTGTATTACTGTTTTATAGCATTGAACACTACAGTCTATTAACAATTCTCATTATTGTCTAGGATTTACGTCCCATTGCACCACCTGAAAAGACAAAGGATGATATATTACTTTTCTTCAAGTTATATGATCCTGAAAAAGAGGAGCTACGGTAATatctttatcttaattttaatatattttgggGCTGTAAAATGCACTGTGGTTGACATTGGGATATGTTTACCCATGATGGCAGTTATGTTGGAAGGTTATTTGTGAAGAGTACTGGCAAGCCATCAGAAATCTTAACAAAGTTGaatgaaatggctggttatgATCCTGATGAAGATATTGGACTTTATGAGGTTAGTCTATGGTGTCTCCTTTGTTATACATAAGTTGTAACTTATTGGAAGTCTTAGTATTGTACATTTTCTTGTGAGGCCTAAAGCATGTGCTTCTTTACCTGCTAAGCTTGAGTCAAAGTAGTCATGCTGTCATTTAGTGTCTAAGTTTGTTGGTGGGTTAACAACAAATAAGGGTGCAGTATGCTCCACAAACTATCTTTACTGCATATGCCTTACTCCATAAGCCTGACCAAAAGGGCTAGGACCTTTACTTGTCTTTACATTTTGCTGGTTCTAATATCAAGAAATGGCTTTAATAATGCAGATTGCAGAATTAGTTAATTGATTGGTGTTTGCTTTTTTGGCAGGAAATCAAGTTTGAAC is a window from the Arachis hypogaea cultivar Tifrunner chromosome 17, arahy.Tifrunner.gnm2.J5K5, whole genome shotgun sequence genome containing:
- the LOC112765244 gene encoding ubiquitin C-terminal hydrolase 13 isoform X2; amino-acid sequence: MTVMTPAPIDQQDDEEMLVPHTDLAENNHQPMEVVAQPEAANTVESQPVEDPQSSRFTWKIPEFSRMNTKKLYSDVFIVGGYKWRVLIFPKGNNVDYLSMYLDVADSSNLPYGWSRYAQFSLAVINQVHNKYSVRKDTQHQFNARESDWGFTSFMPLGELYDASRGYLVNDTLVVEAEVLVRRIVDYWTYDSKKETGYVGLKNQGATCYMNSLLQTLYHIPYFRKAVYHMPTTENDMPSGSIPLALQSLFYKLQYSDTSVATKELTKSFGWDTYDSFMQHDVQELNRVLCEKLEDKMKGTVVEGTIQKLFEGHHMNYIECINVDYKSTRKESFYDLQLDVKGCRDVYASFDKYVEVEPLEGDNKYHAEQFGLQDAKKGVLFIDFPPVLQLQLKRFEYDFMRDTMVKINDRYEFPLQLDLDREDGKYLSPEADRTVRNLYTLHSVLVHSGGVHGGHYYAFIRPTLSEQWYKFDDERVTKEDTKRALEEQYGGEEELPQTNPGFNNTPFKFTKYSNAYMLVYIRESDKDKIICNVDEKDIAEHLRERLKKEQEEKEHKKKEKAEAHLYTIIKVARDEDLSEQIGKDIYFDLVDHDKVRSFRVQKQLSFNTFKEEVAKEFGIPVQFQRFWLWAKRQNHTYRPNRPLTHIEEAQSVGQLREVSNKVHNAELKLFLEVELGPDLRPIAPPEKTKDDILLFFKLYDPEKEELRYVGRLFVKSTGKPSEILTKLNEMAGYDPDEDIGLYEEIKFEPNVMCEPIDKKLTFRASQLEDGDIVCFQKGPVTVMDSEDHIRYPDVPSYLEYVHNRQVVHFRSLDKPKEDDFCLEMSRLYTYDDVVEKVAQQLGLEDPSKIRLTPHNCYSQQPKPQPIKYRGVEHLSDMLVHYNQTSDILYYEVLDIPLPELQGLKTLKVAFHHATKDEVVIHTIRLPKQSTVGDVLDDLKTKVELSHPNAELRLLEVFYHKIYKVFPPNEKIENINDQYWTLRAEEIPEEEKNLGPHDRLIHVYHFTKDTAQNQMQIQNFGEPFFLVIHEGETLTEIKDRIKKKLQVPDDEFAKWKFAFFSLGRPEYLQDSDIVSSRFQRRDVYGAWEQYLGLEHTDNAPKRAYAVNQNRHTFEKPVKIYN
- the LOC112765244 gene encoding ubiquitin C-terminal hydrolase 13 isoform X1; its protein translation is MTVMTPAPIDQDDEEMLVPHTDLAENNHQPMEVVAQPEAANTVESQPVEDPQSSRFTWKIPEFSRMNTKKLYSDVFIVGGYKWRVLIFPKGNNVDYLSMYLDVADSSNLPYGWSRYAQFSLAVINQVHNKYSVRKDTQHQFNARESDWGFTSFMPLGELYDASRGYLVNDTLVVEAEVLVRRIVDYWTYDSKKETGYVGLKNQGATCYMNSLLQTLYHIPYFRKAVYHMPTTENDMPSGSIPLALQSLFYKLQYSDTSVATKELTKSFGWDTYDSFMQHDVQELNRVLCEKLEDKMKGTVVEGTIQKLFEGHHMNYIECINVDYKSTRKESFYDLQLDVKGCRDVYASFDKYVEVEPLEGDNKYHAEQFGLQDAKKGVLFIDFPPVLQLQLKRFEYDFMRDTMVKINDRYEFPLQLDLDREDGKYLSPEADRTVRNLYTLHSVLVHSGGVHGGHYYAFIRPTLSEQWYKFDDERVTKEDTKRALEEQYGGEEELPQTNPGFNNTPFKFTKYSNAYMLVYIRESDKDKIICNVDEKDIAEHLRERLKKEQEEKEHKKKEKAEAHLYTIIKVARDEDLSEQIGKDIYFDLVDHDKVRSFRVQKQLSFNTFKEEVAKEFGIPVQFQRFWLWAKRQNHTYRPNRPLTHIEEAQSVGQLREVSNKVHNAELKLFLEVELGPDLRPIAPPEKTKDDILLFFKLYDPEKEELRYVGRLFVKSTGKPSEILTKLNEMAGYDPDEDIGLYEEIKFEPNVMCEPIDKKLTFRASQLEDGDIVCFQKGPVTVMDSEDHIRYPDVPSYLEYVHNRQVVHFRSLDKPKEDDFCLEMSRLYTYDDVVEKVAQQLGLEDPSKIRLTPHNCYSQQPKPQPIKYRGVEHLSDMLVHYNQTSDILYYEVLDIPLPELQGLKTLKVAFHHATKDEVVIHTIRLPKQSTVGDVLDDLKTKVELSHPNAELRLLEVFYHKIYKVFPPNEKIENINDQYWTLRAEEIPEEEKNLGPHDRLIHVYHFTKDTAQNQMQIQNFGEPFFLVIHEGETLTEIKDRIKKKLQVPDDEFAKWKFAFFSLGRPEYLQDSDIVSSRFQRRDVYGAWEQYLGLEHTDNAPKRAYAVNQNRHTFEKPVKIYN